One window of Papaver somniferum cultivar HN1 chromosome 9, ASM357369v1, whole genome shotgun sequence genomic DNA carries:
- the LOC113311236 gene encoding F-box protein At3g07870-like, producing MENSKLSLGAGRQWRYETIFNDYVPGDIMLDIFPRLPCESVLECRRVCKTWRNLLRPVVDYNHSNYNYFIDRHLHYFHRELQLLKQPLDYDNHYEDDAYDCLANDTGEISLVFTGNSIEKDNRSSLYYVEYDDKSCKKLIRTFNISLPSETPLITVGSCNGLVCLTTKISKNICGRVYICNPITRECVELPRLFENNNEYWDAGIRILFYGFGYVPSTSEYKVVRIIYKLNSDRALCEGQVQIYTLGDHLNRWRDKRDIPSPRRVYKSHGLHVNGALHWDVFPGDRMMSFDLLDEDFHFIEYPPKTLPSDWGSFVLANLGGQLCVFCSRETSISCASEVWVLNKKNKLTDISEAKKVQEGNSSWTRKLTVSMNWEIMHRPFAIFKNGQILLWCKEKNVVAHDLKNLTTTELGDLGMARPEEDSAKPWEWRNYDKAVAHSNSFVSLRRLGEKTSTILDMIT from the coding sequence ATGGAGAACTCGAAACTTTCTCTTGGGGCCGGTCGGCAATGGAGGTACGAAACAATTTTCAATGATTATGTTCCTGGAGATATCATGTTAGATATATTTCCTCGGTTACCTTGTGAATCTGTTTTAGAATGTAGACGTGTGTGTAAAACGTGGAGAAATCTTCTCAGACCAGTAGTAGATTATAATCATAGTAATTACAATTATTTTATTGATCGGCACCTCCATTATTTTCATCGTGAACTACAACTTCTAAAACAACCGCTCGATTATGACAACCATTATGAAGATGACGCGTACGATTGTCTTGCGAATGATACAGGTGAGATTAGTTTAGTTTTCACGGGTAATAGCATTGAGAAAGATAATCGTTCGTCTCTATATTACGTAGAATATGATGACAAATCTTGCAAGAAACTTATAAGGACATTCAATATCAGCCTTCCTTCTGAAACGCCATTGATCACGGTTGGTTCGtgcaatggtttggtttgtttaacgacaaaaataagtaaaaacATATGTGGACGTGTTTATATTTGTAATCCCATCACCCGAGAATGTGTAGAGCTTCCAAGATTATTTGAGAATAACAATGAGTATTGGGATGCTGGAATCCGTATACTCTTTTATGGATTTGGTTACGTTCCTTCAACTAGCGAGTACAAGGTTGTCAGAATCATCTACAAGTTGAATTCAGATAGAGCTTTGTGTGAAGGACAGGTACAAATATACACACTTGGTGACCACTTAAATAGATGGAGGGATAAAAGAGATATTCCTAGCCCTAGGCGTGTATACAAAAGTCATGGTCTCCATGTTAACGGAGCTCTTCACTGGGATGTGTTTCCAGGGGATCGGATGATGTCCTTTGATTTATTAGACGAGGATTTCCACTTCATTGAATATCCACCTAAGACGTTACCATCAGACTGGGGAAGCTTTGTGCTTGCGAACTTAGGAGGACAATTGTGCGTATTCTGTTCGAGAGAGACATCCATAAGCTGTGCATCTGAGGTGTGGGTACTGAATAAGAAGAATAAACTAACTGATATATCTGAGGCGAAAAAAGTACAAGAGGGTAACTCATCATGGACGAGAAAACTTACTGTATCAATGAATTGGGAGATTATGCATCGACCTTTTGCAATCTTCAAGAATGGACAAATATTGTTGTGGTGCAAAGAGAAAAATGTCGTTGCTCATGACCTGAAAAATTTAACTACAACAGAACTTGGGGATCTTGGAATGGCTCGGCCGGAGGAAGATTCTGCAAAACCATGGGAGTGGAGAAATTATGACAAAGCTGTGGCACACTCCAATAGCTTTGTTTCGTTGAGACGACTAGGAGAAAAAACTAGTACGATATTGGATATGATCACCTAG
- the LOC113309084 gene encoding uncharacterized protein LOC113309084: MCQAKLLMVAKKAKTPHNGSSSQNNEVESSGIKNTGKIKKHPKKLASKYGSKISSSDLSKKRKEFYPSSSSESSDDDIFVSEDPSISSSMKELSNLFSDPMSALNDGDLQRAFGMVSKVFDAPSLDDPSLRRASFVVNPSFHYSIGSLVSRLSYAISSDYQRKLLSLGKENTKLKVENSTNIELLHMAR, translated from the exons ATGTGTCAGGCAAAGCTGCTGATG GTTGCTAAGAAGGCCAAGACGCCACATAATgggtcatcttcgcagaataatgaa GTTGAATCTTCGGGTATTAAGAATACTGGGAAAATCAAGAAACATCCCAAGAAACTCGCATCTAAATATGggtccaaaatctcttcctcGGATCTTTCTAAGAAGCGCAAAGAATTCTACCCTTCTTCAAGTTCTGAATCTAGTGATGACGATATTTTTGTTTCCGAAGATCCATCAATCTCCTCTTCAATGAAGGAATTATCCAACCTTTTCTCTGATCCAATGTCGGCTCTTAATGATGGTGATCTACAACGCGCTTTTGGAATGGTCTCGAAAGTCTTCGATGCTCCTAGTTTGGATGATCCATCTCTTCGTAGAGCTTCTTTTGTAGTAAATCCAAGTTTCCACTATTCAATTGGCTCTTTG GTATCTCGATTATCCTATGCAATTTCTTCGGATTATCAAAGGAAACTTCTCAGTTTGGGGAAAGAAAATACCAAACTTAAGGTTGAAAATTCTACCAATATTGAATTACTTCACATGGCTCGATAG